From Pseudoleptotrichia goodfellowii, a single genomic window includes:
- the ribH gene encoding 6,7-dimethyl-8-ribityllumazine synthase, with translation MKKFEGKFNGKDLKIGIVAGRFNEFITSKLVEGATDVLKRNEVLEESIEIAWVPGAFEIPLIVKKMINAKKYDAIITLGAVIKGSTPHFDYVCAEVSKGVAQLSLQYDIPVIFGVLTTNNIEEAIERAGTKAGNKGSEAAFAAIEMANLMKEIV, from the coding sequence ATGAAAAAATTTGAAGGGAAGTTTAATGGAAAAGATTTAAAAATCGGTATTGTAGCAGGAAGGTTTAACGAATTTATTACTTCAAAATTAGTCGAAGGTGCAACGGATGTACTTAAGAGAAATGAAGTTCTTGAAGAAAGTATCGAAATTGCTTGGGTACCGGGAGCATTTGAAATACCTCTTATAGTCAAAAAGATGATAAATGCAAAAAAATATGATGCAATAATAACTCTCGGAGCGGTAATAAAAGGATCTACACCTCATTTTGATTATGTTTGTGCAGAGGTATCCAAAGGTGTTGCTCAATTATCTTTACAATACGATATTCCTGTTATATTCGGAGTATTGACTACGAATAATATAGAGGAAGCAATAGAAAGAGCAGGAACAAAGGCAGGAAATAAAGGTTCGGAAGCGGCATTTGCAGCGATTGAAATGGCAAATCTGATGAAAGAAATAGTATAA
- a CDS encoding MarR family winged helix-turn-helix transcriptional regulator codes for MFPSKYKNDSEDSTGLLFMRTYNKWHTIIKNELKKLNITHPQFVVLTSLSYLSEKEKEVTQIMISKISGIDVMTISQILNLLEKNDFIKRKVHCKDTRAKSVFLTLKGRKTVEKSVPIVENIDEKFFGVLNTEENIFKNFLKKL; via the coding sequence TTGTTTCCCTCTAAGTATAAAAATGATTCGGAAGATTCTACAGGACTTTTATTTATGAGAACTTATAACAAATGGCATACAATAATAAAAAATGAGCTGAAAAAACTGAATATAACTCATCCGCAGTTTGTAGTTTTAACATCGCTTTCTTATCTTTCTGAAAAAGAGAAAGAAGTTACTCAAATTATGATTTCCAAAATTTCAGGAATAGATGTCATGACTATTTCACAAATACTGAATTTACTTGAGAAAAATGATTTTATAAAAAGAAAAGTTCACTGTAAAGATACAAGAGCAAAATCGGTTTTTTTAACTTTAAAAGGGAGAAAAACTGTGGAAAAGTCTGTTCCGATTGTTGAAAATATTGATGAAAAATTTTTCGGTGTTTTGAACACTGAAGAAAATATTTTTAAAAATTTTCTAAAAAAACTTTAA
- the lysS gene encoding lysine--tRNA ligase — translation MSNQTNESNIISEKLKKVEELKEAGVEPYGRKYEKINNIEEVNQYDETSDKAFKTAGRIVAFRRMGKNGFGHIQDPTGKLQYYVKKDEVGEEQYEIYKKLGLGDFIGIEGTLFRTQTGELTLRAKSFEVLSKNIRPLPEKFHGLTNVETRYRQRYVDLVMNSEVMDTMKKRFQIVRFFRKYLEEKGFTEVETPMMHPIAGGATARPFTTHHNALDMELFLRVAPELYLKRLLVGGFEKVFEINRSFRNEGISIKHNPEFTMMELYQAYADYVDMMNITEDLISKLTFELHGTYEIEYEGKKINMKSPWRRVKMKDIVKEVTGFDFDTVTSDEDAVAKAKELQIPLEKDRTYTKYGILNLIFEEKVESTLINPTFIIEYPKEISPLSKNKKGETDWVDRFELFISGREFANAYSELNDPRDQKERFEEQVKMKEAGDDEAQNMDLDYIRALEYGMPPAGGLGIGIDRLVMLMTNSASIRDVILFPTLRKEDIEL, via the coding sequence ATGAGTAATCAAACAAATGAAAGTAACATTATAAGCGAAAAACTTAAAAAAGTTGAAGAATTGAAAGAGGCAGGTGTTGAGCCTTATGGAAGAAAATACGAAAAAATAAACAACATAGAAGAAGTTAATCAATATGATGAAACAAGTGATAAAGCGTTTAAAACCGCAGGAAGAATAGTGGCGTTCAGAAGAATGGGTAAAAACGGATTCGGGCATATTCAGGATCCGACAGGCAAACTTCAGTATTATGTAAAAAAAGATGAAGTAGGAGAAGAACAGTACGAGATATATAAAAAGTTAGGTTTAGGAGATTTTATAGGAATAGAAGGGACTTTATTTAGAACGCAGACAGGAGAATTGACACTGCGAGCAAAATCTTTTGAAGTTTTGTCGAAAAATATAAGACCTCTTCCTGAAAAATTTCATGGGCTTACAAATGTTGAAACAAGATACAGACAAAGATATGTCGATCTTGTAATGAACAGTGAAGTTATGGATACGATGAAAAAGAGATTTCAAATTGTGAGATTTTTCAGAAAATATTTGGAAGAAAAAGGATTTACAGAAGTAGAAACTCCTATGATGCACCCGATAGCAGGAGGAGCTACGGCAAGACCTTTTACTACTCACCATAATGCTTTGGATATGGAGCTATTTTTAAGAGTTGCTCCGGAACTTTATTTAAAAAGACTTCTTGTAGGAGGCTTTGAAAAAGTATTTGAAATAAACAGAAGTTTCAGAAATGAAGGAATATCAATCAAACACAATCCGGAATTTACTATGATGGAACTGTATCAGGCTTATGCTGATTATGTGGATATGATGAATATAACTGAAGATTTAATTTCAAAATTGACTTTTGAGTTGCACGGAACTTATGAAATAGAATATGAAGGCAAAAAAATCAATATGAAAAGCCCTTGGAGAAGGGTAAAAATGAAAGATATAGTAAAAGAAGTTACAGGATTTGACTTTGATACTGTTACAAGTGATGAAGATGCCGTTGCCAAAGCAAAAGAGTTACAAATACCTTTGGAAAAAGACAGAACATATACAAAATACGGTATATTGAATCTTATTTTTGAGGAAAAAGTAGAATCCACACTTATAAATCCTACTTTTATTATAGAATATCCGAAAGAAATTTCTCCTCTTTCAAAAAATAAAAAAGGAGAAACAGACTGGGTAGACAGATTTGAATTGTTTATATCAGGAAGAGAATTTGCCAATGCTTATTCGGAATTAAATGATCCGAGAGATCAGAAAGAAAGATTTGAAGAACAGGTAAAAATGAAAGAAGCGGGAGATGACGAAGCTCAAAATATGGATTTGGATTATATTAGAGCATTGGAATACGGAATGCCGCCTGCAGGAGGTCTCGGAATAGGAATTGACAGGCTTGTAATGCTTATGACAAATTCGGCATCTATAAGAGATGTTATACTATTCCCTACATTGAGAAAAGAAGATATAGAATTATAA
- a CDS encoding aldo/keto reductase, translating into MKKTNIQEMQVPKVALGTWSWGFGGIAGGDTIFGNQLGKEELKPVFDRAMELGLTLWDTATVYASGASETILGEFVKDRKDAIISTKFTPQLAEGRGNDAIFEFLNESLKRLGKEVIDIYWLHNTVDMEKWVPKLVDLLKSGKVKKVGVSNHNLEQIKYVDKILKESGYKLHAIQNHYSLLYRTVETSGILDYCKENEIAVFSYMVLEQGALSGKYTKDNPLPSGTRRGEAFPPEILGKLEPLFYEMKILGGKYQATVPEIATAWAIAKGTIPIIGVTKVAQVDDASRAANVELSAEDIELLDRVATDTGVTIKGEWESSM; encoded by the coding sequence ATGAAAAAAACGAATATTCAGGAAATGCAAGTTCCGAAAGTGGCATTAGGAACATGGTCATGGGGATTCGGAGGAATTGCAGGAGGAGATACGATTTTTGGGAATCAGCTAGGGAAAGAAGAACTGAAACCTGTATTTGACAGAGCGATGGAATTGGGGTTGACTTTATGGGATACAGCCACAGTTTATGCAAGCGGTGCTTCCGAGACTATTTTGGGAGAATTTGTAAAAGACAGAAAAGATGCTATAATCTCGACTAAATTTACTCCGCAACTTGCTGAAGGAAGAGGAAATGATGCAATTTTTGAATTTTTGAATGAAAGTCTGAAAAGATTGGGCAAAGAAGTTATTGATATTTACTGGCTTCATAATACGGTAGATATGGAGAAATGGGTTCCTAAATTAGTTGATTTACTGAAATCAGGAAAAGTAAAAAAAGTCGGAGTCTCCAATCATAATTTAGAGCAAATTAAATATGTCGATAAAATTCTGAAAGAATCGGGATATAAATTACATGCAATACAAAATCATTACAGTTTATTGTACAGAACTGTTGAGACTTCAGGAATACTGGATTATTGTAAAGAAAATGAAATTGCCGTATTTTCTTATATGGTTCTTGAACAGGGAGCACTATCTGGAAAATACACTAAAGATAATCCGTTACCTTCGGGAACGAGAAGAGGGGAAGCATTTCCGCCGGAAATATTAGGGAAATTAGAGCCGTTATTTTATGAAATGAAAATTCTCGGAGGAAAATATCAGGCTACAGTGCCTGAAATTGCAACGGCTTGGGCAATAGCGAAAGGAACTATACCTATAATAGGAGTTACGAAAGTAGCACAGGTAGATGATGCTTCGAGGGCGGCAAATGTAGAATTAAGTGCCGAAGACATAGAATTACTTGACAGGGTTGCAACAGATACGGGAGTTACGATAAAAGGAGAATGGGAAAGCTCCATGTAA
- a CDS encoding SRPBCC family protein, which yields MEFSFKIKVNAKKEEVWKYYSDIEKWYIWEEDLKNISLNGKFQTGTEGIMELEKMPPMKYILTSVKENAEFWDKTETPLGDIYFGHEIFEDKGGFVEIKHTVRLESEEINEENIKFLKQIFSDVPHSMLLLKKAIEK from the coding sequence ATGGAATTCAGCTTTAAAATTAAAGTTAATGCAAAAAAAGAAGAAGTTTGGAAATATTATTCCGACATTGAAAAATGGTATATTTGGGAAGAAGATTTGAAAAATATTTCTTTAAACGGAAAATTTCAGACAGGAACTGAGGGAATAATGGAACTTGAAAAAATGCCACCTATGAAATATATTTTAACTTCGGTAAAAGAAAATGCGGAATTTTGGGATAAAACTGAAACTCCTTTAGGTGATATATATTTCGGGCATGAAATTTTTGAAGATAAGGGTGGATTCGTAGAAATAAAACACACGGTAAGATTGGAAAGTGAAGAAATAAATGAAGAAAATATAAAATTTTTAAAACAAATATTTTCCGATGTACCCCATTCTATGCTACTTTTGAAAAAAGCAATAGAAAAATAA
- a CDS encoding DUF1934 family protein, whose amino-acid sequence MKIKIKSSDLYGQNYEQNFEVKNFLNSENKKEIHYEDEYGKCKILKFDDFVEIYRYGQINSKQIFKQNKKTFFTYFTKEFKGKYEIFTKIIIMENEKIYLEYDIINNNEIFNSIKLEITELN is encoded by the coding sequence ATGAAAATAAAAATAAAAAGTTCCGATTTATACGGACAAAATTATGAACAGAACTTTGAAGTGAAAAATTTTTTAAATTCCGAAAATAAAAAAGAAATTCATTATGAAGATGAATACGGAAAATGTAAAATTTTAAAATTTGACGATTTTGTGGAAATATACCGATACGGGCAAATAAACTCAAAACAGATATTTAAACAGAATAAAAAAACTTTTTTTACTTATTTTACAAAAGAATTTAAAGGAAAATACGAAATTTTCACAAAAATTATAATTATGGAAAATGAGAAAATATATCTTGAATATGATATAATTAACAATAACGAAATCTTTAACAGTATAAAATTGGAAATAACAGAATTAAATTAA
- a CDS encoding 23S rRNA (pseudouridine(1915)-N(3))-methyltransferase RlmH, which yields MIKISIICIGKIKDAYIKEGISEFSKRLSKYVNLNIIELAEEDDNKGIENAIMKETDRIIDTINKRNQSYNILLDLKGKAKTSEEMARNIEKLSLTNSEINFIIGGSNGANDKLREIVDFRLNFSSFTFPHQLMRLILIEQIYRWISINKNIKYHK from the coding sequence ATGATAAAGATTAGTATAATATGTATCGGTAAAATAAAAGATGCTTATATAAAAGAGGGCATTTCGGAATTTTCCAAAAGATTATCGAAATATGTTAATTTGAATATAATTGAATTGGCTGAAGAAGATGATAATAAGGGAATAGAAAATGCAATTATGAAAGAAACTGACAGGATAATCGATACAATTAATAAAAGAAATCAGTCTTATAATATATTACTTGATTTAAAGGGGAAAGCAAAAACATCTGAAGAAATGGCAAGAAATATTGAAAAATTGTCATTGACAAATAGTGAAATAAATTTTATAATAGGCGGTTCAAACGGGGCTAATGATAAATTGAGGGAAATTGTTGATTTCAGATTGAATTTTTCGTCATTTACTTTTCCGCATCAGTTGATGAGATTAATATTGATTGAGCAGATATATAGATGGATTTCAATAAACAAAAATATAAAATATCATAAATAA
- a CDS encoding bifunctional 3,4-dihydroxy-2-butanone-4-phosphate synthase/GTP cyclohydrolase II, which yields MDSKFNTIEEALEDIKKGKVIVIVDDEDRENEGDLFLPAQSATYKMINFMINKARGLMCVPLSRRRAEELELGPMNRVNTDHHETAFTTSVDAYEGTVTGISVADRLKTITDLGNLEKKAKDFRKPGHIFPLIAKEKGVLERKGHTEAAVDLSRIAGFSEVGVIMEILNEDGTMARRDELFEFCTKYNLKIITIDDLILYRKNNEKLVKKEAEVNIFTKFGNFDFVGYSDKIENKEYIAVIKGDIRNKENVSVRLHSECLTGDVFGSKRCDCQEQLHRSLKEIEEKGEGLLIYLRQEGRGIGIINKLKAYKLQDEGYDTVEANHQLGFQEDLRDYAVAAQIIKDLKVKSISLKTNNPLKIEGLKKYGIKVVAREAIEIKFNEFDKKYLKTKKEKMGHIFIQEL from the coding sequence ATGGACAGTAAATTTAACACGATAGAAGAAGCATTGGAAGATATAAAGAAAGGGAAAGTTATAGTAATTGTAGATGACGAAGACAGGGAAAATGAAGGAGATCTGTTTTTGCCTGCTCAGTCGGCTACTTATAAGATGATAAATTTTATGATAAATAAAGCAAGAGGATTGATGTGCGTTCCTTTATCCCGAAGAAGAGCGGAAGAACTGGAGCTGGGTCCTATGAACAGAGTAAACACTGATCATCATGAAACAGCTTTTACTACTTCTGTTGATGCTTATGAAGGAACAGTTACAGGAATATCCGTTGCAGACAGATTGAAAACAATTACCGATTTGGGGAATTTGGAGAAAAAAGCAAAAGATTTCAGAAAACCCGGGCATATTTTTCCTTTAATTGCTAAAGAAAAGGGAGTGTTGGAAAGAAAAGGACATACCGAAGCAGCTGTGGATTTATCAAGAATAGCTGGATTTTCAGAAGTAGGTGTAATAATGGAAATCTTAAATGAAGACGGAACTATGGCGAGAAGAGACGAGTTATTTGAATTTTGTACAAAATACAATCTGAAAATAATAACAATAGACGATTTAATATTGTATAGAAAAAATAACGAAAAATTAGTAAAAAAAGAGGCAGAAGTAAACATTTTTACAAAATTCGGAAATTTTGATTTTGTCGGATATAGTGATAAAATTGAAAATAAAGAGTATATAGCAGTTATTAAAGGAGATATAAGAAATAAGGAAAATGTAAGTGTCAGACTTCATTCTGAATGTTTAACCGGGGATGTGTTCGGTTCCAAACGTTGTGATTGTCAGGAGCAGCTTCACAGATCTTTAAAAGAAATAGAAGAAAAAGGAGAAGGATTGCTGATTTATTTAAGACAGGAAGGACGAGGTATCGGAATAATCAACAAACTGAAAGCGTACAAATTGCAAGATGAAGGATATGATACTGTAGAGGCTAATCATCAGTTGGGATTTCAGGAAGATTTAAGAGATTACGCGGTAGCAGCACAAATAATAAAGGATCTCAAGGTAAAGTCGATATCCTTAAAAACAAATAATCCTTTGAAAATAGAAGGATTGAAAAAATACGGGATAAAGGTTGTAGCAAGGGAAGCAATCGAAATAAAATTTAATGAATTTGATAAAAAATATTTGAAAACAAAAAAAGAGAAAATGGGACATATTTTTATTCAAGAATTATAA
- the ribD gene encoding bifunctional diaminohydroxyphosphoribosylaminopyrimidine deaminase/5-amino-6-(5-phosphoribosylamino)uracil reductase RibD produces the protein MNKKINEKDYNVNNEDVKYMKIALELAKKGLGRVNPNPLVGAVIVKDGKIIGEGYHKMFGEAHAEVHAIENAGEETESATIYVTLEPCSHYGKTPPCAEKIIKAGIKRCVIGSGDPNPEVAGKGIEMLKNSGIEVTENVLKKECDELNQVFFKYIKSKIPYLFLKCGITLDGKIALSNGESKWITNEKAREKVQYYRNKFMGIMVGINTVLYDNPSLTARIENGVDPFRIIIDPNLRITEDYNIIKNNSDGKTVIVTSVINKNSDKVKIFKERKKLKFIFLKGKNFLMRDILEEIGKEGIDSVLLEGGEKLISKAFSEKVIDGGEIFISNKIFGDKTAKSFISGFTKINTDEAITLNNIKYNIYDNNIGVEFYFKKYDES, from the coding sequence ATGAATAAAAAAATTAATGAAAAGGACTATAATGTTAACAATGAAGATGTCAAATATATGAAAATAGCTTTGGAACTTGCAAAAAAAGGATTGGGGAGGGTAAATCCCAATCCTCTGGTAGGAGCTGTTATAGTGAAAGACGGCAAAATTATAGGAGAGGGCTATCATAAAATGTTCGGAGAAGCTCACGCAGAAGTTCATGCCATTGAAAATGCAGGAGAAGAGACAGAAAGTGCTACTATCTATGTAACTCTGGAGCCTTGTTCTCATTACGGAAAAACACCTCCCTGTGCTGAAAAGATTATAAAAGCAGGAATAAAAAGGTGTGTTATAGGTTCGGGTGACCCTAATCCAGAAGTTGCAGGAAAAGGAATTGAAATGCTTAAAAATTCAGGGATAGAAGTAACCGAAAATGTTTTGAAAAAAGAATGTGATGAGTTAAATCAAGTCTTTTTTAAGTATATAAAATCAAAAATTCCTTATTTATTTTTAAAATGCGGTATAACTCTGGACGGAAAAATAGCTCTTTCAAACGGTGAGTCTAAATGGATAACTAATGAAAAAGCAAGAGAAAAAGTTCAATATTACAGAAATAAATTTATGGGAATAATGGTAGGGATAAATACAGTTTTATATGATAATCCGAGTTTGACGGCAAGAATAGAAAACGGAGTCGATCCTTTCAGAATAATAATCGATCCGAATTTAAGAATAACTGAAGATTACAATATTATAAAAAATAACAGCGATGGGAAAACTGTAATTGTTACTTCTGTTATAAACAAGAATAGTGATAAAGTCAAAATATTTAAAGAGAGAAAAAAATTAAAATTTATTTTTTTAAAAGGAAAAAATTTTCTTATGAGGGATATTTTGGAGGAAATAGGAAAAGAAGGAATCGACTCGGTATTGCTTGAAGGAGGAGAAAAACTCATATCGAAGGCTTTTTCCGAAAAAGTTATTGATGGAGGAGAAATTTTTATTTCCAATAAAATATTTGGAGACAAAACAGCAAAATCATTCATTTCAGGATTTACAAAAATAAATACTGATGAAGCAATAACTTTGAATAATATAAAATATAATATCTATGATAATAATATAGGAGTAGAGTTTTATTTCAAAAAGTATGATGAAAGTTAG
- the mutL gene encoding DNA mismatch repair endonuclease MutL — MGYIKILDESVSNIIAAGEVVENPASMIKEMIENSLDAKATIIKIEVFKGGMDVKINDNGIGMDKDDTLLSIERHATSKISTKDDVFNLNTYGFRGEALASIAAVSKLTITTRSENSSTGYKIASYGGVVRKFEEVSRNIGTEIEVRDLFYNTPARKKFLRKESTEYNKIKDIVLKEALANSDVAFTLEFDGKQSINTSGKGIENAILELFGKSVLRNLKKFEYGYLGNVEILRSSKDYIFTYVNKRYVKSNTIERAVIDGYYTKLMKGKYPFVIIFFDIDPKEIDVNVHPSKKIVKFSNDKIVYKQIKDAIDEYFYQSDREGWQPNIDLLKKSINVENKEEKIKDLFSDEVIKGESQKFFSFETHDGDFSAGNKIQERTLEEIIGSNAENNEIKENKEIESSRLLHDTDDYIIEEMNKNEKVFEKSDKIKEELEIKEESIRETGNDYKVGTFEKHTGEQFTYDVLGQIFDTYILVRKNNELEIYDQHIIHERILYEELKEKFSSKEHKSQHLLLPQKMEVSEVEKSLIFDNIEVFNEFGFDIDEFSNNEIVFRAVPAFDFRDSIQNVFLKLLSDLKSESEIKDLRENIIISMSCKGAVKAGQKLNMNEMQNMVRRLHEVGKYTCPHGRPIIVKLTKDDLDKMFGRKK, encoded by the coding sequence ATGGGATATATAAAAATTTTGGATGAAAGTGTGTCGAATATAATTGCGGCAGGAGAAGTAGTGGAAAATCCGGCATCAATGATAAAAGAAATGATAGAAAATTCTCTTGATGCGAAAGCTACTATTATAAAAATAGAAGTTTTTAAAGGCGGAATGGATGTCAAAATAAATGATAACGGTATAGGAATGGACAAAGACGATACTTTACTTTCTATTGAAAGACATGCTACTTCAAAAATTTCAACAAAAGATGATGTATTTAATTTAAATACTTACGGATTTAGAGGAGAGGCACTGGCATCTATTGCGGCAGTATCCAAACTTACGATAACAACACGTTCGGAGAATAGCTCCACAGGATATAAAATAGCAAGTTATGGAGGAGTAGTCAGAAAATTTGAAGAAGTTTCAAGAAATATAGGAACTGAAATAGAAGTAAGAGACTTATTTTATAATACTCCGGCGAGAAAGAAGTTTTTGAGGAAAGAGTCTACAGAATACAACAAAATAAAGGATATTGTATTAAAAGAAGCACTTGCTAACAGTGATGTTGCTTTTACATTGGAATTTGACGGAAAACAAAGTATAAATACAAGCGGAAAAGGAATAGAAAATGCAATACTTGAGCTTTTCGGAAAATCGGTTTTAAGAAATCTGAAAAAATTTGAATACGGTTATCTCGGTAATGTCGAAATATTGAGAAGCAGTAAAGATTATATATTTACTTATGTAAATAAAAGATATGTAAAGTCCAACACAATAGAAAGAGCGGTTATAGACGGATATTATACAAAACTGATGAAAGGAAAATATCCTTTTGTAATTATATTTTTTGATATTGACCCAAAAGAAATTGATGTAAATGTTCATCCGTCAAAAAAAATTGTAAAATTTTCCAATGATAAAATAGTTTATAAACAGATAAAAGATGCAATAGACGAATATTTTTATCAGAGCGACAGAGAAGGCTGGCAGCCGAATATAGATTTATTGAAAAAAAGTATAAATGTTGAAAATAAAGAGGAAAAAATAAAAGATTTATTTTCGGATGAAGTTATAAAAGGAGAAAGTCAGAAATTTTTCAGTTTTGAAACTCATGACGGAGATTTTTCAGCCGGGAATAAAATTCAGGAAAGAACTTTAGAAGAAATTATAGGCTCGAATGCAGAAAATAACGAAATAAAAGAGAATAAAGAAATTGAAAGTTCAAGGTTATTGCATGACACAGATGATTATATAATTGAAGAAATGAACAAAAATGAAAAAGTTTTTGAAAAATCCGATAAGATAAAGGAAGAATTGGAAATAAAAGAGGAAAGTATACGTGAAACAGGAAATGATTATAAAGTCGGGACATTTGAAAAGCATACAGGGGAGCAATTTACATATGATGTTTTGGGACAAATTTTCGATACATATATTCTTGTCAGAAAAAATAATGAATTGGAAATTTACGATCAGCATATTATCCATGAGAGAATACTTTATGAAGAATTGAAAGAAAAATTTTCGAGTAAAGAGCATAAATCTCAGCATTTGTTACTTCCTCAGAAAATGGAAGTGAGTGAAGTTGAAAAAAGTCTTATTTTTGATAATATTGAAGTATTTAATGAATTCGGTTTTGATATAGACGAATTTTCCAATAACGAGATAGTGTTCAGAGCGGTTCCGGCGTTTGACTTTAGAGACAGTATACAAAATGTATTTTTGAAATTGCTTTCGGATTTGAAAAGTGAGAGCGAAATAAAAGATTTGCGAGAGAATATTATTATTTCCATGTCGTGTAAGGGTGCAGTAAAAGCAGGTCAAAAACTCAATATGAACGAAATGCAGAATATGGTGAGAAGGCTTCACGAAGTAGGAAAATACACTTGTCCTCATGGTCGTCCTATTATAGTAAAGTTGACAAAAGACGACTTGGATAAGATGTTCGGAAGGAAAAAATAA
- a CDS encoding M23 family metallopeptidase, with translation MGLIKKIEGYKENFCKKSKFSEKFKNIENKNTIVFIGLIAVFLMVFIFQTSHTENIYATSKKQNVYKTESNNTRENVKNSLHEETEKLKDNKIQEETEQKDLKISIGEKIEREAKRNIISIRNESAARKAYAKNENRNSAIYYTKYNTRIDNYEREDIKSQGISEKFYWPVGSQNITSKYGERIHPILKERKFHRGIDIGEKFGAEVRSAVKGIVTYSGEKGNYGKMVEVTSEKGIVTRYAHLSKISVEKGEIVSQGYILGNVGSTGMSTGPHLHFEIMIDGKPLDPMEFEYYQ, from the coding sequence ATGGGGTTGATCAAGAAAATAGAGGGGTATAAAGAAAATTTCTGTAAGAAGTCAAAATTTTCAGAAAAATTTAAGAATATTGAAAATAAAAACACGATTGTATTTATCGGCTTAATTGCCGTGTTTCTTATGGTTTTTATATTTCAAACAAGTCACACAGAGAATATTTATGCAACTTCAAAAAAGCAGAATGTATATAAAACGGAAAGTAATAATACAAGAGAAAATGTGAAAAATTCACTTCATGAGGAAACGGAAAAATTAAAAGATAATAAAATTCAAGAAGAAACAGAACAGAAAGATTTAAAGATTTCTATTGGAGAGAAAATCGAGAGAGAAGCAAAGAGAAATATTATCTCGATCAGAAACGAGAGTGCTGCGAGAAAAGCATACGCAAAGAATGAAAATAGAAATTCGGCAATATATTACACAAAATATAATACAAGGATTGATAACTATGAAAGAGAAGATATTAAAAGTCAGGGAATATCAGAAAAGTTTTATTGGCCTGTAGGCTCTCAAAATATAACAAGTAAATACGGAGAAAGAATACATCCTATTTTGAAAGAGAGAAAATTTCACAGAGGAATAGATATCGGAGAAAAATTCGGAGCTGAAGTGAGGTCGGCTGTAAAAGGTATCGTCACTTATTCAGGAGAAAAAGGAAATTACGGAAAAATGGTAGAAGTTACTTCGGAAAAAGGTATTGTAACGAGATATGCTCACTTAAGTAAAATATCGGTGGAAAAGGGAGAAATAGTTTCACAAGGGTATATACTCGGAAACGTAGGAAGCACAGGAATGTCTACAGGACCGCATTTGCATTTTGAGATAATGATTGACGGAAAGCCTTTAGATCCTATGGAATTTGAATATTATCAATGA
- the ribE gene encoding riboflavin synthase, whose amino-acid sequence MFTGLIEGPGEVINVLKKPLGMEITIKGNNVAEKVERGDSIAVNGVCLTVTSFSKNTFTADVMFETIKRSGLKRLKTGEKVNLEKSVTLSTFLGGHLVMGDVDCEAEILSIISKGIAKIYVFYLEEKDKKYMQYIVEKGRITIDGASLTVIDVNDEKRTFSVSLIPHTIKNIILGGKKSGDFVNVETDLFGKYVEKILKFSEYEKEQNRKSKITPEFLRENGF is encoded by the coding sequence ATGTTTACAGGATTAATAGAAGGACCGGGAGAAGTTATTAATGTTTTGAAAAAGCCTTTAGGAATGGAGATAACGATAAAAGGAAACAATGTAGCTGAAAAAGTTGAGAGAGGCGACAGTATAGCTGTAAACGGAGTGTGTCTTACAGTAACTTCTTTCAGTAAAAATACTTTTACTGCTGACGTAATGTTTGAGACGATAAAAAGGAGCGGACTGAAAAGACTGAAAACAGGAGAAAAAGTAAATCTTGAAAAATCCGTAACATTATCCACATTTCTTGGAGGACATCTTGTTATGGGTGATGTAGACTGTGAAGCTGAAATTTTATCAATTATTTCTAAAGGGATAGCAAAAATTTATGTATTTTATTTAGAAGAAAAAGATAAAAAATACATGCAATATATTGTAGAAAAAGGGAGAATAACGATAGACGGAGCAAGTTTGACAGTAATAGATGTAAATGATGAAAAAAGAACGTTTTCGGTATCATTAATTCCTCATACAATAAAAAATATTATTTTAGGAGGAAAAAAATCAGGAGATTTTGTAAATGTCGAAACGGATTTATTTGGAAAATATGTAGAAAAAATTTTGAAATTTTCTGAATATGAAAAAGAGCAAAATAGAAAATCGAAAATAACACCTGAATTTTTAAGAGAAAACGGTTTTTAA